AACCAGACGGGACCAAATAGTCCCAAACGCGCTCGCACATGACACTCAGCGTGCAGCCGGTGCCATCGAATGAGCCCCCGGCCCCGGGCAGAGCCATTCCGACCTGCCGATCGATCAAGGCATAGGCGTTCGCCTTCGCCGTCGCTGACAGCGTCGAGTCAGAAACCTTAGTCCGCAGCGTATTCCAGTACGGAGAAAGCGCCTCGTACTCGCGGGTCTGGGCATTCTTTGCGATGTAGCCGCCCGAGAAGAACTGTCGGCTCGCGGGTTGGGCGGAAGTCGAAGACGCAGAGCCGGTCAGGAGAAGGGCGGCGGAGAGCAGAAGTGATCGTAGGCGGGGGGCGGGGTGGTCGGCGCAGAACGCTGGGGTATTCATGCCGGGGTATGGGGGTTAAGGTTCGAGGTCGAAGAGCTCGACGAGTCCGAGGCCGCTGCCTCCTTTCGCCCCGACCACGGCCGTGTAGGCTCCAGGTGGCAGGGTCACGACCAGCGCCGCTTCCCGGGGGTCGCTCGGCGCAAAAGGCCGCAGATCGGATTTCAGACGGACGTTTTCCGGACCATCGGCCCAATCGTCGTTGCGGGCGATCTCGCGTCCATCCTGCTGCGCGACGACCGAGAGGGTCGTGTCGGCCACGAGTCCGGTGAGTCCATGCACCGCCAAGCCTGGTCCCTGCGTCCGCACGACAATCGTCCGCGGCCTGTCCTTGATGATGAAGCCGGCGATCAACGCATCGGGGCCGATGACGCCTCGCGTCGAAAGATTCAGCAGTCGAGAGGAACTCAGGTTGTCGATATTGAACACCTCAACGAGTCCGGTGCCGTTCGACCCCAGCTCGTCGCTGACGATCGCGGTGTAGGGCCCGGGCCAAAGCGTGAGCACCATGCCAGCCTCATCGTCGGTGGCCGGGGTAAGCCCAAGCTCATGCAGCAACCGCCAGTCGGGGTGTTCGCGCCAACCAGCGTTTTCGCCGAGCAACTCGCCTGCTCCCGAATAAACGCGCACCCGTGTCTTCTTGGCAGGATTGGTCACGCCGAGTCTGGCGAGACCCGGCCCCTGGGTCCGCAATGCCACGCGCACTGGCAGCGTGCCCGTGATCCAGAACCCGGCGATCATCTGCTCATTGCCGGAGCCGATGGTTCCACGCGTCGATAAATTGATGAGCGGGGTGACTGGCGAGTGGACGGACGATGATGCGATCGACTTCTCCTCATCAAAAAACGTGACCGTGTAGCGGTAGCTGCGAACCACGGTGCTGCCGACCGGAACGCCGGTAATGTTTGAGACCGTAATCTCCACCGTGGTCCCATCGGGCGACGTTCTGAGATCAAGGTCCCGTGTATCGAAATCCCAAGTGATCGGATCGATATCTTCGTTACGGACTAGGTGGCGCACGGGCACTTCCACCCCATTCACGCGTGCGGTGACAACGGCCTCGGCTTTCGCGTAGGGTGCCGAGTGGTCTGAGGCTAACGCGAAGCTCCAGCGAAGAGATTCAGCCGCCCGATACTTCCGAAAGAGCGCGTAGGGCACGTATCCCGGCGCAGGCCATGCGACAAACAGTGAAGGGTCCACCGTGTGAGCCCCAAACACAGGATGCCACAGGTCAGGGTGATACTCTCCATTCGACGCAAGCCCAATGGCGCCGCCGACGGTGGCGTCGTGTAACAAGTCCGACCGATGCCCTACTGTCGCTGCGTTAATCGCCCCGTTGTCGAAAATGAACCCATCGGCCATGCCACCGGTCAACCGAACCGGGTTGGTGTTCGCACCGATCTCGGAACTCAGACACGCCTCGCGCGCCAGCTCGTTGTATCCGACCCATGTGCTGTCGATGTAATGGGTGAACGGCCGCTCCGGGTTCAGCGCCAGCACCAGCGCGCCGGCCTGCACCATCGGCAGCTTGCTGGCATCTTCCTGCATCGGCTGCGAGTAGTTGAGTGCCCGATACGCATTCAGCTGGGCGTATTCGCGCAGCCGGTAGCGCTCGGAGATCTCGCCCGGGACCTGCGGCGAGAGCGAGCCGGTCCAGCCGATGTCCGGGTACGGCGCCGCGAAGACGTTCCAGTAGAAGTCCATCATCTCGGCGCGGCTCCGCGGATCGACGAGGAAGGAGCCGTCGTAGGCAGTCCACGCGAGCGGACGGCTCTTGAGCTCGGGATGGCGATCCGCCGGCGCGGCGACAGCAACCGAGAGGGCGAGGACGGCCGGGAGCAGGAGCCGGCCAGACAGGGGGTACGAAATCATGGGGCGCAGCCGAGAAGGGCGCGCCACGTCTGGCCGTAAGCGTTAATCCTGTCAAATCTTCTTTACCTGAATAAACCACCCCAAAGCCGGGGGCGGGAAATCACACGGGGGCACTACCGGATTTCCGGTAATCACCAGCCTTCTCGATGGTGGTGGACTGGATACGCTGTTCTCCATGCCCAGCCGAATCGTCGCAGTCAGGAAGCCAGGTGGGGCGCCGGCCACGGAAGGCGAAGTCGTACCCCTGTTCGTTTGTCCCGGGATGCAGGAGAAGGAAATGCCGCACGCCGTTTTCCCGCATGGGAGCGGATTCTCTGAACCGGTCCCATGCCCGAGCCGTGGAACCTGTGCCTGGTTTGCGGCGCACGATCTCGGCGGCCGGACCGAGTTCACCGACTTTCCCAAAGGCGCGCAGATTACCGCCGCTTTCCATACCGAAGGGCAGTTGTGCGAGCGATACGTCCACGTCCGGCAGCTCGCCACCCTGCCTCGGCGCCACCCGCGGCCCAACCCGGAATGGGCCGCCGATCTCCTTGAGGTGCAGCGGCGCCTCGATCGCTGCCAGGGGAACGTGCCCTAAGCGCCCGCCGCCGAGAAGAACCTGTCCACCGGTCCGCAGGTGAGGTCAGGCTCCCTCTGCCTGCGACTTCGTCTCGCAACGCGCTGCGTAGCGGTACCCTGCACAAACGCAGCGCATGCTATTTATTGATCAACAGTGATTTAAAACTCGGTAAGAAATTGCCTTACCGAGTTTCAGGGCGGCGCTCCCAGCTTTTGCTTGCTGAGCGACTGAAACCGAATCTCATCTCTGGGTCCTCCAAACCGTGAACCCACTCACCGCCTCGATCCTGCCTCTCTGCCAGCTGCCCGCTGGGGAATCCGGACGCATTCGGGAGCTGGCCGGCAACCCGCAGTTTTGCCAGCGCGTGCGCGAACTCGGCTTCGGCGAGTCCGCCGTCGTCCGCAAGATTGGCGGCCGCGGCCCCTTCGTCTGCGCGGTGAATGGCAACCGTATCGCTCTCAACCACGACGCCGCGATGAACATCTTCGTCGAGCTGCTCGCGCGCCGGGCCTGAGCTGAGCACTCCGCTCCCATGACTCCCGCCATCAAGCTCTCCGAACTCGCCATCGGCGCCTCCGCGACCGTCCGCGAGTACCCGCGCCAGGGCTCCGCCTTCATGCGCCTCCGCGAAATGGGCCTCCTCGCCGGCACGCGCATCACGCTGGTGCGCACCGCCCCGCTCGGCGACCCGCTCGAGATCAAGGTCCGGGGCTACCACCTCACGCTGCGCAAAGCCGAGGCCGAACACGTCCTGGTCGAGCGGGCCGAAGGCTGACGCCCACCGTCCGCCCGCGGCCACCGCGCCTCCGGTTCCGGCCCCGGCCCGCGGCGTCCCGCCCGCCGCTCACCGTTCCCTCTTTCCCACGCATGATTCCCACCGCCCCCCACATCACCCGCTCCGCGCCGAACAGCGCGCCGGGCACCGGCCGCACTCCCGTGTACGCCGTGGTGGGCAACCCGAATTGCGGCAAAAGCACGCTCTTCAACGCCCTCACCGGCCTGAAGCAGAAGGTCGGCAACTACCCCGGCGTGACCGTCGAGAAGAAGGTCGGCACCGCCTATTCCCAGCACGGCCAGCCTATCACCGTCATCGACCTGCCGGGAGCCTACTCGCTCGCCGCCCGCTCGCCCGACGAGGCTGTCACCCGCGACGTGCTCCTCGGCCGCCGCGCCGACACCCAGCAACCCGACCGTATCCTCTGCGTCGTCGACGCCACCAATCTCGAGCGCAACCTCTACCTCGTCCACCAGATCCTCGACCTCGGCCGGCCGGTGATCCTCGCGCTCAACATGATGGATCTCGCGGCCGAGTCCGGCCTGGACATCCGCGTCGCCCGCCTGGAACACGAGCTCGGGATCCCGGTGATCCCGTGCGAGGCGGTCAACGGCAAGGGCGTCATCGAGCTCAAGCTCGCGATGAGCCGAGCCGACCTGCCGCTTTCGAAGCACGCGTGGACCATCCCGGCCGCGATCGCGCCGGCCGTTTCGGAGTTGCAGGCCTCGCTCGTCACGCACGACGGCAAGGCGCCCCTGATCGCCCGGGCCGAGGCCCTCCTCCTGCTCACCGACCAGGACTCCGTCCGCGTCGCCGGCTCCACCCCCCTCCATCCGAAAACCCAGGAGCTGCTGCATTCCTGGGAAAAGCGCTGGCAGCACGAGGGGACCGACTGGGCCGCCGCGCTGGTCAACTCGCGTTACGACGCCATCGGCGTGATCGCCGAGAAGGTCGTCCTGCGGTCCCACGCCACCAACGGCCTTACCACGTCGGATCGCATCGATGCCTGGGTGACGCACCCCGTCTGGGGCTGGCTGATCCTGGGCACGATCATGGCGCTGCTGTTCCTGAGCATCTTCACGCTGGCCGAGTACCCGATGAACTGGCTCGACGGCGAAGTGTCGGCGCTGAGCGAATGGGTGAAGACGAGCATGGCGCCCGGCGACCTGCGCGACCTGATCACCGACGGCGCCATCGCCGGCGTGGGCGGCGTCGTGATGTTCCTGCCGCAGATCCTCATCCTGTTCTTCTTCATCGGGCTGCTGGAAAGCACGGGCTACATGTCGCGCGCCGCGTTCATCATGGACCGGCTGATGAGTCGCGTGGGCCTCAACGGCAAAAGCTTCATCCCGCTCCTGAGCTCCTACGCCTGTGCGATTCCCGGCATCATGGCGACGCGGACGATCGAGCAGCCCAAGGACCGGCTGGTCACGATGCTTGTTTCGCCGCTGATGAGCTGTTCCGCGCGACTCCCGGTTTACCTGCTGCTGATCGCGGCACTGGTGCCGGACGACCGCGTGCCGCTGCTGACGAAGGTCGGGCTCATGCTGCTCATGTACAGCCTGGGAACATTCGGCGCCTTCGGCTTCGCGTGGCTGTTCAAGCGCACGCTCCTGAAGGGCGAGCCGCCGGTGATGATCATGGAGCTGCCGCCGTATCACGCGCCGCGGATGAAGGACGTGATGCAGCACATGGTGGAACGCGCCTGGGTCTTCCTACGCCGCGCCGGCACGATCATCCTCGGGATCAGCATCGTGCTGTGGTTCCTCACTGCGTACCCGAAGGCCCCCACCGGCACGCCGGCCGCGCAGCAGATCGAACACAGCTTCGCCGGGCAGGCGGGTCGCGTGCTCGAGCCCGTGATCAAGCCGCTCGGCTTCGACTGGCGCATCGGCATCGGCCTGGTGACGTCGTTCGCCGCGCGCGAAGTGTTCGTGAGCTCGACGGCGGTGGTGTTCAACGTCGAGGACTTCAACGACCAGGACGTCGCCCCGCTGCGCACCGCGCTGCGCGAGGCGAAGTGGCCCGACGGTCGCGCGCTGTTCACCCCGCTCGTCTGCCTCACGCTGATGATCTACTACGTGTTCGCGATGCAGTGCGTGAGCACGCTCGCGGTCGTGAAACGCGAGAGCAACTCCTGGCGCTGGCCGCTGTTCCAACTCGGCTACATGACCGGCACCGCCTGGATCCTCTGCTTCATCGTCTACCAGACCGGCCGCGCGCTCGGTTTCTGACCCGGCCATGTCACCCACCCTGCAGACCCTTCTTGCCCTCGGAATCGTGGCGCTCGCCGCGACCTGGCTGGTGTGGCGCGCGGTGGCGTCACGCAAGGGCGGCGGGTGCGGCGGCGGCGACTGCGGCGCGATCAGTCCCGAGATCCGGAAGCTGCAGGCAAAGCTGAAGCGGCGCTGAGCCAGGCGGACCCCGCGCGGCGTTACGACGCCGCACGAGCACGCGGAGCCGCGGGCACAGGCGCGGAAGCGCCGATCGCACTCTCGGACCCGCCCAGGCAGGAGAGAAGCGGGCGCGCGGGAAAGCGGGCGGCCCGCGCACGCCGCGGCACCGGGTGCGAACCCACGTTCCCCCGAATGCCACGTGGCCGAGCAGGTTGCGCTCGTCCGCCGGGCCCGGTCGCAGTTCGGGCTGGCGCCGGCCGGGAATCCGCTAACGTGTACAGATGCACACGCCCGACCAATCCCCCGCCCCGCCCCATTCCGCGTGGCCCACGGGCCGCGGCTCGAATTTCAACCCGCCCAACCGGTTTGAACGCCTCCACGTCGAGCCGGACCCCGACTGCCCGCCGGACGAGCAGCTGAACCCGCGGACGCAGTTCTTCTACGATGCCACCGAGAGCGTCCTGGCGCGCAACGAAAGCCCGGATGTCGGGTTCGCCTACGGGCTCAACCCGTACCGCGGCTGCGAACACGGCTGCGCGTATTGTTACGCCCGACCCTACCACGAGTACCTCGGCTGGAGCAGCGGGCTCGATTTCGAGAGCAAGATCCTCGTGAAGCTCCGCGCGCCGGAGCTCCTGCGCCGGGAGCTGTCTGCGCCGCGCTGGCAGGCGCAGACCATCGCGATGAGCGGCGTCACGGACTGCTACCAGCCGGTGGAGCGTCGGTTTCGGCTCACGCGGCAATGCCTCGAGGTCTGCGCCGAACTCCGGCACCCCGTCGTCCTCATCACCAAGAACGCGCTGATCACCCGCGACATCGACGTCCTGAGCGAATTGGCGCGTTTCAACTGCGTGTCGGTGAACCTGTCGGTCACCACGCTGGACCCGGAGCTCGGCGGCCTGATGGAGCCGCGGGCGTCGCGGCCGGCCGCCCGCCTCGACGCCATCCGTCAGCTCAGCGCCGCCGGAATCCCAGTGGGCGTGATGACGGCCCCGGTGGTTCCGGGGCTCACCGATCACGAGGTGCCAGGCATCCTGGAGACGGCCGCGGCGGCCGGCGCCCGGCGCGCGGGGTACGTGCTCCTGCGGCTGCCGCACTCGGTGAAGGACGTGTTCACCGCCTGGCTGGCGGAAAAGCTGCCCACGAAACAGGCGCGCGTGCTGGACCGGATGCGGGCGTTTCGCGGCGGACGGCTTTACGACAGCGCCTGGGGCCAGCGCGGGATCGGCCGGGGCGTGTTCGCGGACCAACTGGCCCAGATGTTCGACGTGACCTGCCGCCGGGTGGGGCTCAGCCAGGAGAGCACGCCGCTTTCCACGGAGCATTTCCGCAAACCGGGCGAGCAGCTCAGCCTGTTTTAGGACCGGAGGACGTATCGCCGGTGGGTTGCCCCACGCGCCGACCCTTGCCTCCCCGGCGGCCGGTGCGCAGCTTTGCGCAGTCATGGCAGACGACGCCACCATCGAGCCCGCCGGCACACCGCGCAAACCGAGCTTCCCAATCGGACCGGAGCTGCGCGGCTATCTGCGGCGCTACAAGCGGGAGCGCGACCTGCCGGTCACCTATGAACGCCTCCTGGCGTTCCGCGAGGTGAGCCCGCTGCCGGACGAGAACGGCAAGCCCACGCTCTGGGACACCGTGATCTACGACACGTCGGAAATGCACTCGCTGAACGAGGCGCTGAAGGAGGTTTATGCCTCGCTCAAGGTCGACGGCGACCTGTCCGTGGTGGACCACCTCTACATCGACCGGATCGACTTCTGCACCTTCGGCAACTCGACGCCCTTCCGCATCCGGATCGTCAACGCCTACAACGACAACCAGGACTACTTTTACGTGAAGCGCGCGGACGCCTCGCGCGTGTACGGGCTCGAGCTCGAGCACCTGTTGTCGCCGAACCGCATGCAGTTCCTCACCCACGGCAACACCCTCGTCGAGGAGCACGTGGCGGGCATCCCGGGGGACATCTTCATCAAGGACTGGCTCGGCCGGCCCGACCCGAAGCCCATCCGCGTGGCCAAGGAGCTGGTGAAGTTCAACGAGCGCTGCTTCGTGCGACTCCTGGGCGACATGCGCTCCTACAATTTCGTCTTCGTCGTCACGCCCGATTTCGAGGAGTCGCAGCTGCGCATCCGCGCCATGGATTTCGACCAGCAGAGCTACAACGGGCGGATGAATTTTTACCGGCCGCAGTTCTTCAAGGACAACACCCCCCTGGTGAACTACTGCCTCAAGCACCTGCGCGTGGAGACGGCGCGGCAGTACGCGCGCGAGGAGCAAACGCTCATGCTGCAGCGCGCGCAGCTGGCCTCCGAACGGCTCGGGTTGCTCCTGCACGACATGGCGCGCGATCCGATCGCGCCGCCCGGCAAGATCCACACATTGCGCGAAGGCCTGGCCGAGCACTACAAGCGCCACGACTACCTGCGTTGCGAATCGATGGGCTCGCTGATCCGCGAAAACCTCGAGTCGATCCGCCGGCACATCGGCCGGCCCGTCGTGCCCGAGCTGGTCCCCGAGTAGACGGAGCGATTTCGCGCTTCGGTTCCGCCCGCAATCGCCTAACCTGATGCGGTCCATGCGCCAGCCGCTTCTCTTCGCCGTCCTCTCGCTCCTCATCCTCGCCGGAGCCGGGTGTGCCTCCGCGCCCAAGCTCACGCCGAAAGGCCAGGTGAACGTGCCCGCGACCACCGCCGCGGAAGAGTCGCGCTTCGTCACGGTGCCTTTCCACCAGGAGGTCGTGATTCATCTGCCGGCGCTGACGACGCCCGGGACACAATGGACGCTCGTGATGAACGACACCCGGTTCACGACGCCCTGGCGCGAGTTGACCGCGCAACCCGACGGCACCTTCGTGGCGTCCTTCCTCGCCATTCGCGAAGGTCGCCGGACCATCCGCTTCCTCGCGCTGCCGCCAGACCAGCGCGAAGCCACCGCCACTCAGGCCTACGAAGTCCGCATCGAAATCAAATGAAACGCGCCCTCCTCGCCGTTGGTCTTC
The Opitutus sp. ER46 genome window above contains:
- a CDS encoding FeoA family protein — its product is MNPLTASILPLCQLPAGESGRIRELAGNPQFCQRVRELGFGESAVVRKIGGRGPFVCAVNGNRIALNHDAAMNIFVELLARRA
- a CDS encoding PA0069 family radical SAM protein; its protein translation is MHTPDQSPAPPHSAWPTGRGSNFNPPNRFERLHVEPDPDCPPDEQLNPRTQFFYDATESVLARNESPDVGFAYGLNPYRGCEHGCAYCYARPYHEYLGWSSGLDFESKILVKLRAPELLRRELSAPRWQAQTIAMSGVTDCYQPVERRFRLTRQCLEVCAELRHPVVLITKNALITRDIDVLSELARFNCVSVNLSVTTLDPELGGLMEPRASRPAARLDAIRQLSAAGIPVGVMTAPVVPGLTDHEVPGILETAAAAGARRAGYVLLRLPHSVKDVFTAWLAEKLPTKQARVLDRMRAFRGGRLYDSAWGQRGIGRGVFADQLAQMFDVTCRRVGLSQESTPLSTEHFRKPGEQLSLF
- the feoB gene encoding ferrous iron transport protein B, coding for MIPTAPHITRSAPNSAPGTGRTPVYAVVGNPNCGKSTLFNALTGLKQKVGNYPGVTVEKKVGTAYSQHGQPITVIDLPGAYSLAARSPDEAVTRDVLLGRRADTQQPDRILCVVDATNLERNLYLVHQILDLGRPVILALNMMDLAAESGLDIRVARLEHELGIPVIPCEAVNGKGVIELKLAMSRADLPLSKHAWTIPAAIAPAVSELQASLVTHDGKAPLIARAEALLLLTDQDSVRVAGSTPLHPKTQELLHSWEKRWQHEGTDWAAALVNSRYDAIGVIAEKVVLRSHATNGLTTSDRIDAWVTHPVWGWLILGTIMALLFLSIFTLAEYPMNWLDGEVSALSEWVKTSMAPGDLRDLITDGAIAGVGGVVMFLPQILILFFFIGLLESTGYMSRAAFIMDRLMSRVGLNGKSFIPLLSSYACAIPGIMATRTIEQPKDRLVTMLVSPLMSCSARLPVYLLLIAALVPDDRVPLLTKVGLMLLMYSLGTFGAFGFAWLFKRTLLKGEPPVMIMELPPYHAPRMKDVMQHMVERAWVFLRRAGTIILGISIVLWFLTAYPKAPTGTPAAQQIEHSFAGQAGRVLEPVIKPLGFDWRIGIGLVTSFAAREVFVSSTAVVFNVEDFNDQDVAPLRTALREAKWPDGRALFTPLVCLTLMIYYVFAMQCVSTLAVVKRESNSWRWPLFQLGYMTGTAWILCFIVYQTGRALGF
- a CDS encoding FeoB-associated Cys-rich membrane protein, whose protein sequence is MSPTLQTLLALGIVALAATWLVWRAVASRKGGGCGGGDCGAISPEIRKLQAKLKRR
- a CDS encoding FeoA family protein, with protein sequence MTPAIKLSELAIGASATVREYPRQGSAFMRLREMGLLAGTRITLVRTAPLGDPLEIKVRGYHLTLRKAEAEHVLVERAEG